CCTGATCCCGCGGTACAGGGGGGACAGCGCCGATCCGAGGGGCGGTGTGAGGTGGATCAGGCCGGACAAGGCGAAATACTGGGACTAGCCCGCACTTCTCACCAGCCTTCTACTGCGGCGGCGGATACGGGTATGTCTACTACGTTGCGCTCGGTCGGGCTCCTCGACGTAGTGTCAACTACGCCTCCGGGGCCCTCGGTCGCGCGCCTTGTATCCACACCCGTCTACACCGCCTCGCGACGAAACCTGGTGAGAAATGCGGGCTAGGAGCCTGTCGGAGAAAAACCTTATGCAGGCTCCCGGGTGCGCAGCAGGTCGATCCGGATCGGGGCCACGGGCTTTTTGCCGGCCCCTTCCATCTTCAGGTAATAGCCGGTCAGCAGGGAGTCATTGGTGGGCTCCAGGTACCAGCACCCGTGGCTGGCTATCCCCGGGTTGTCCGACCAGAAGATGGCGAGGAAAGTCCTGTCGAGTACCTTCCCGGACAGGGACCATCTCCTGTGACCCTGTTCGCCCGGCACCTTTCGCCGGATCGTCCCCGTCACTTCGGCCCCGTTTTGTTCGAGTACGACGATGTCTGACTTGATGATATTCCCCTTTTCATGATGCCGCACCCGAAATCCGCTGAGGATGCCCTCCTGGCCGGGGCCGGACAGTTGCCGGTTGACGTGGGGAAGCAAGTTCAATAGCGATGTCACCCCCGTTCTTTAAAAATCGGCCTCTCCAGCGCCCCGCCCGAGGGCCGGCCAGAAAAAATGTGGATTTCGGGTTTCTCCTAAGGCTCCTACTCCTGCTATAATCCCCCTCATGCTTGCCGGCGACCATGGAAAACGCATCCCGATGCCCAAACCGCTCATCGAGGTAAAAATCGACAGCGGGCGCAAGATCTCCGCCGTCCAGCTGCATGTCGGCTTCACCTACGGCACCTATACCAAAGTTTTCAGCCATGGGGAGCGGATGAGCGAGATCAACCTCGAACTCCTGTGGAGCGAATACCCGGCGCGGGTTCTCTGGGTAAGGGAGTTTCCCTCTGTGCTCCTGAGGCGAAGCGAATACCAGATGGGCGAGATAATCTCGCTGCCGATGTACAAGGTGACGGCCCTGTTCGAGTCGGATCCTCTTGGAACAGGATCAGGCAGGCACAGCGCCATGGTGATCAGCTGGTTCCAGGATGTCATGAAGCCTCTCCTTTCAGCAAACAACCGAAAGGCCATAAAGCAGCTCGATTGGGAAGCCCTGGCGAAGGATTTCAGCTAGGATCTGCCCCATGGACCGGGACCGGGAACCTCTATGGAAACCGCTGGTGGAACTCGCGCTCGACAGCGGCCGTATGATCCGGAGCAGCCAGGTGCACATCGGCCTCACCTATGGAGATTATCTGCACAGCGCCTGGCAGCCCGATGTTATCAGGGAGGTGAACCAGCAGGTGATCCGGCAGAGGAACTACCCGGCTGCCCTGCTGTGGCCGGATGACCTGCCCTCGGTCCTCCTCGACATGAAACGGTACATGGTGAGCCAGGAGACCCGCCTGCCCCTGTACAAGCTCATCGCCCGCTTCGAATCAGGGTCCCTGGAAAACGGGAACGACATGACCTCAACCCTCGTGGTGATCTGGTTCCAGGACGATCCCCACCCGCTGCTTTCCCGGGACAGCGACAAGCTGATAAGGGCCCTGGACTGGGAATCGCTGGCGGAGGAAAACGAGTATTGAAAAAGGGAGAAGGGAGAAGGGAGGAGAGAACCCGGCCGTGCACCCTTGAAACAATGCACGACTACCAAAAGGCAGTTTCCGATTCAGGTATCGTCCCAGTCAGAATTTGAATCATTATCCGCATTGAATTTTTCGAGAAATTTCTTTGCTTCTTCCAGCTCATGTTCCATTACCTGCAGTTCGACTCCTCCCAGGACACCGGGGTATAGTTCGTGTGCGTGGGGATTGAGGATAAACGCTTCGATCCCGGCATCGGCAAGCACCGATCGGACCATCTCGGCTTCGAAAACCGTGGCATGGATTGAGAGAGTGATCATAAGAGCAATATACAGTAGTTAGCCGATAGTTGTCAGGTTCGGAATGGCAGCTGCTGCAAAGATCCCGGGCCTGGGCCCCGTAGCTGCCGTGGTTCAGGAGGAACCGGTTGGAATGGCGGAAAGTCCCGTAAGGTTTGAGGCTGCCCGTGAGTTCGTCGTCGTGGCAGTCGAGGCAGTTACCCTTGCCGCCGGATAGCTCCTCGGGGTGCCTGGGCGGTGGCGGACACCCGCGTTGTTGTGGTGAAAAGGGTAAAAAAACAGTTGCTTTCCCCTTCCCATGTATCGTATAAAGTCAGTGCCAGTGAGGATGTGCCGCTGGTATGAATAAGGTTTGCTACTGACGGAAAAGCGCAAGGGTATCATCGAAGGTCCCAGGCTCATTGTCCGGGGCCTTTTTTGATTAACCGGTGAGGCTGGTCCGGGGGGGCAAACACAGAACAAGGAGTTAGATCAATGGCAGAGGGAACAGTAAAGTGGTTCAGCGATTCGAAGGGTTTCGGTTTTATCGAGCAGGCTGACGGACCGGATGTTTTCGTGCACTTTTCGGCCGTTCAGGGAGATGGGTTCAAGACTCTCTCCGAGGGCCAGCGCGTGAGCTTCGAGGTTACCGAGGGCCCCAAGGGTCCCCAGGCCGCCAACGTCACGATCCTGTAAAATACGACGGGCGAAGATCACGAAAGCCCCGGGCGCGCCAAGCGTCCGGGGCTTTTTTTTATTCAGCTGAAAGGGGTCAGCTGAATAAAAAAAGCTGGAAAGGCACGGTTAAAAAGATTGTCATTGCGAGGAGCGCCGGGCCAGGAGAGAGCGACGCGGCAATCTGAAAATGCGGTCCCTTTAAAAGCGGCAAGAGCGGTCGCTCACAGGACGCAGAGATGGAGAAAGGCAATAATCAGGGGGGAATAACAGGTCGGGTAAATGTGATGAGTCAAAGCGCAGAGCACACGGCTTGTCCTCCGACTTGTCAGCCATAGCCTGGTCGAAGGGCATGGTGCGATCTCCTTCCACCCCTTCGACCAGCTCAGGGTCTACGACTTCCACCTTCCACCTTCTGGTTTACCGCTGATCGCCCCCCATCACCCTTTTCAGATGCCCTCGGACCTGGTCCACGAAGTCGATCTCCCGGTTGCTCTTGTACACGAGGCTCGAGGCGATCTCGCTGGCCATGATGGCGTACACGTACTTTTCCGGGATCTCCCTGAGCCTGGACCGGAACCTGCGGCTTTCGCTGATCATGCGCGGCAGGTGAGCGTAGAGGGCTTTGCGGAAGAGGGGCTCAGCCGTCAGGTCCGGCCTTTTCCGGAGCAGTTCGAACAGCCGGCTGTAATGGGTGTTGATCTCACGGCTGATGTCGTCCGAGATCTGGGTATAGTGGCGCACCCCCTCCTTTTCCCGGTGGCGGGTCAGGATGAGGCGCGCCTCGTCGTCGGCCCTCCTCTCGAGGATCTCGAGGACGTCCCTGACGTACCTCTCCTTGTTGGCCAGGAACTCCCCGTCGGACATGAGCAGGTTGGCGATGACTTCGTAGGAGGAGGAGATGACCCCGCACTTGTTGGCGGAGGCATCCTTCATGACAATGACACCCCTTTCCTGGAGGCGGGTCCGGGCGTCGGGCGTGATGAACGAGTTGGCTCCCTCGACAATGGCCGCCGCTGTCGGGCTGCCGTCAGGCAGGAAGAACCTGTCCACGTTGGTCCCGTTCACCGTCTCCGGCCTCCCCCCTGCCGGTATAAACAGGTCCGCCTGTACCCTGAAGACAAGCTCATCGAACTCGCGGTGAAATTCGTCCACTGACACCCACCGCTCAACGGGACCTTTGCCGGTATGCTCGACCCTCCTGAACTGCCTGGCGAGGCCCACTCTCTTTTGCCGGGACCGGTAAAGGAGGAACGCCCCTTTTCGCAGTTTCGATGGGCGAAAGGCGTCGATGTTTCCCTTGAACAGGATCCGTTTGAGCTCGGCGCGGTTTGCCCCTTCCGGGTCGTAGAGCGCCCCGGAACCGTCCAGGATGAGGTTTATCTTCGCCCTGGGGCACCTTTCCAGGAGGAGCCGGATGGCGTTCCCGGCCACGTCTCCGTCAGGCCCGCCGGTGATCTTGACCGTGAACGGATCTTTTCCCATGTCGATGTCCAGGGAGGCCATGGTGATCTCGGCAAAGGTGATGATACCGGTGGAGGTGACCCCGTACTCCTTGTGGTTGATCCCCACCTTCTTGCTGGAGATGATCCCCGGCCCCAGGATGTACCCTCTCCTGGTCGAAAGGCGGGCGATCTCCTCAACCATCTCGTCGTGCAGGTTCTCGTCGGGGCCGAGTTCGATGGGCTCGTCCTCGCCATAGTAGTCCACGATCCTCCCGTCTTTCGGCCGTCCTCCTTCGGTAATGAAGATATCGAGAAAAGCGTTGATAAGTCCGTACTGCAGATTGTACATCCTCTGGGTCACCAGCTCGGCGTCTGTGAGGTCCTCGGCGTCGAGGACCACGGCCATCTTGGAGCCGCCTTCGTAGATGTCCTTGTTCTTCAGGTGCTGGGTGTGGGCCAGGACGTAGACCTCCTTGAACAGGGTGTCGGCGGCAAGGGCGAAACTGTCCTTCTCCCGTGCCAGGATGGTCCTCCAACCGCCCCTGGCGATATCGGAAAAACCGACGTGATAGCCCGCACCGTACCGCCCGAAGAAGTATGTGATCCTGAAGGGCCGGTCCCCCGGCAGGTCGGCGGTGAACTCCGTGTCCAGTTCCGTGAGGTAGGCCGGGTCGATCCGGAACGCCAGGGCCTGTTTTTCCGGGACGAAGAAGTTGGTCTTGAGGGTGTGAGTGATCAGCGAAAGGCAGGTGCCGAAGATCGTTTTTCTCAGGCCGTCGAGATGCCGATGGCCGGTGTTGTACCTTTCGATGGACGATCGGGCCTCCTTGAGAGTCCTGGCGTAATGCCTGTCGCGACCTGCCCGGGAGGGATCGAAACGGTATCTGAACAGCTCCACCAGCTTCAGGGTGATCTCGGGGTTTGTAGTAAAGGCCCTCTGGACCGATTCCAGTTCGAAGATGTCCGGACTGCTGTGTGCAAGGTTGGTGTGACAAAAGGAGATGAAGGCGTTGACCAGCGACGCGTCCTCTCCGCACATGATCCTTTCCGTAACGAACTCCCTGTAGGTGATCGAGTCCGTGGAAAGGATCAGGGAGTTGTACAGTTCGTTCCGGAGGCGTTCAGCCAGGGGTGACCCGGCCAGGAGGGATCCCGGGTCCCTGGTGCGGGCGTAGAAGGTGCCGAGGAAATAGGGGTGGATCTCGTTGCTGATGGTCAGGCAGTAACTTCTCCTGATCCCGATATTCAGGCGGTTGAAGATCTCCATGATCTGAAGGAGAAACTCCTTTTGAGGCGGGTTGCCCGCG
This sequence is a window from bacterium. Protein-coding genes within it:
- a CDS encoding DUF2007 domain-containing protein, which translates into the protein MITLSIHATVFEAEMVRSVLADAGIEAFILNPHAHELYPGVLGGVELQVMEHELEEAKKFLEKFNADNDSNSDWDDT
- a CDS encoding cold-shock protein — encoded protein: MAEGTVKWFSDSKGFGFIEQADGPDVFVHFSAVQGDGFKTLSEGQRVSFEVTEGPKGPQAANVTIL
- a CDS encoding NAD-glutamate dehydrogenase, translated to MPEDLPKNLIPEVSNILERLGKRSEENLQWLHGNMHPYFFITMGDEPEALAGLAAGLDYFRHSERLILADTDETLILARPDLPGSLYDTLRTLQEREISYTEIVHSETPLPGLDRHVEIQTYRFGRKTPADILAAGKAAVPEEIRGSVRKETRKLYPDLDLDHLDRYLDLIWHNNERYVRSSPARRVARLLNLYYQGNRQGGVRFEVEKVQWHSVTNEYRVMFAAGNPPQKEFLLQIMEIFNRLNIGIRRSYCLTISNEIHPYFLGTFYARTRDPGSLLAGSPLAERLRNELYNSLILSTDSITYREFVTERIMCGEDASLVNAFISFCHTNLAHSSPDIFELESVQRAFTTNPEITLKLVELFRYRFDPSRAGRDRHYARTLKEARSSIERYNTGHRHLDGLRKTIFGTCLSLITHTLKTNFFVPEKQALAFRIDPAYLTELDTEFTADLPGDRPFRITYFFGRYGAGYHVGFSDIARGGWRTILAREKDSFALAADTLFKEVYVLAHTQHLKNKDIYEGGSKMAVVLDAEDLTDAELVTQRMYNLQYGLINAFLDIFITEGGRPKDGRIVDYYGEDEPIELGPDENLHDEMVEEIARLSTRRGYILGPGIISSKKVGINHKEYGVTSTGIITFAEITMASLDIDMGKDPFTVKITGGPDGDVAGNAIRLLLERCPRAKINLILDGSGALYDPEGANRAELKRILFKGNIDAFRPSKLRKGAFLLYRSRQKRVGLARQFRRVEHTGKGPVERWVSVDEFHREFDELVFRVQADLFIPAGGRPETVNGTNVDRFFLPDGSPTAAAIVEGANSFITPDARTRLQERGVIVMKDASANKCGVISSSYEVIANLLMSDGEFLANKERYVRDVLEILERRADDEARLILTRHREKEGVRHYTQISDDISREINTHYSRLFELLRKRPDLTAEPLFRKALYAHLPRMISESRRFRSRLREIPEKYVYAIMASEIASSLVYKSNREIDFVDQVRGHLKRVMGGDQR